Proteins encoded together in one Onychomys torridus chromosome 1, mOncTor1.1, whole genome shotgun sequence window:
- the LOC118574134 gene encoding olfactory receptor 52D1-like produces MMLSASVLNDTAFHPATFVLLGIPGMQDQHVWIAIPFCSMYILALVGNGTILYIIITDRALHEPMYLFLCLLSITDLVLCSTTLPKMLAIFWLSSHVISYHGCLTQMFFVHAVFATESAVLLAMAFDRYVAICRPLHYTSILNAIVIGKIGLACVLRGLLFVFPFVILIERLPFCGHHIIPHTYCEHMGIAKLACASIKPNTIYGLTVALSVTGMDVVLIATSYILILQAVLRLPSKDAQFRAFSTCGAHICVILVFYIPAFFSFFTHRFGHHVPPQVHIILANLYLLVPPVLNPLVYGINTKQIRLRIFDFFVKRR; encoded by the coding sequence ATGatgctctctgcctctgtcctcaATGACACTGCCTTCCACCCTGCCACATTTGTTTTGCTTGGAATCCCTGGGATGCAGGACCAGCATGTGTGGATTGCCATTCCCTTCTGCTCCATGTACATCCTGGCTCTAGTAGGAAATGGCACCATTCTCTACATCATTATAACAGACAGGGCTCTCCATGAGCCCATGTACCTCTTCTTATGCCTGCTTTCTATTACTGACCTAGTCCTCTGTTCAACAACATTGCCTAAAATGCTGGCAATTTTCTGGCTCAGTTCGCACGTCATTTCCTACCATGGCTGCCTCACCCAGATGTTTTTTGTTCATGCAGTCTTTGCCACAGAGTCAGCTGTTCTGCTGGCCATGGCTTTTGACCGCTATGTGGCTATCTGCCGACCACTTCACTATACATCAATCCTCAATGCCATTGTGATTGGGAAGATTGGTCTGGCATGTGTGCTGCGTGGCCTTCTCTTCGTCTTCCCCTTTGTCATTCTCATTGAACGCTTACCTTTCTGTGGACATCACATCATCCCTCACACCTACTGTGAGCACATGGGCATAGCCAAGCTGGCTTGTGCCAGTATTAAGCCTAACACCATCTATGGTCTTACTGTAGCACTCTCGGTCACTGGCATGGATGTGGTCCTCATTGCCACCTCCTACATCCTGATCCTGCAGGCAGTGCTGCGACTGCCCTCAAAGGATGCCCAGTTCCGAGCATTCAGTACTTGTGGAGCCCACATTTGCGTAATTCTTGTTTTCTATATCCctgcattcttttcatttttcactcATCGCTTTGGCCACCACGTGCCTCCTCAGGTTCACATCATACTTGCAAATCTTTATCTCCTTGTGCCTCCTGTTCTCAACCCCTTAGTCTATGGAATCAATACCAAACAAATCCGACTGAGAATATTTGACTTTTTTGTAAAGAGGAGGTGA